GCGTATTCACATACAAGTTGAGGTCCTGCGGAAGAAGTCTTTGAAACCATGAAAGAATTCATCACCCTACCGAGTCCATACATGCTGGATGAAGGGAGTTTTGGCCATTGGAAGGCTCAGATGAGACATATCATTCGAGGAATAAATGAAGACGCCTGGACTGCTGTTGAACTAGGCTGGTCGCCACCTACCATGCTCATGGAAGATCACACATATGGTCCCAAACCGAAGGAAAAATGGACAGAATCTGAAAAAGTTGCATCAAAGTTCAACTCCAAAGCACTCACTGTAATATTCTCAGCTGTTGATTTGGACCAATTCAAAATTATTCAAGGATGTGAATCAGCAAAGGAGGCTTGGGATGTTCTGATCAATCACTTTGAAGGTGACACAAGTGTAAGAAGAACAATGATTGATCATCTAGCTACAAGGTTTGAGAACCTGCGAATGGAAGATGATGAATCTATTGCTAGTTTTGTGTCTAAGATAAGCTAAATTGCTAGTGCAGCCTCTGTTCTGGGAAAGAAATACAAAGAGAGTGAGCTCGTCAAGAAGTTGTTGAGATGTTTACCTCCTCGATTTGAAGCCTACAAAGCTGTGTTAAAAATTGCGATAAACACTGATGACATGAAGTTTGATCAACTTGCTGGTATACTCAAGGTACAAGATCTAGAGAAAAACCATGAGTTATCAAAAACTCAGAAAGGATATGGGATTGTTTTCGCAGCAGAATCAGAGGAAGGAGATAGAGTTCAACGCCTAGAAGACAATCTAACTCTTATGGTTCAGAAATTCAACAAAATGGTCAAACATGTTGGGAAAGGTGAGAAAGGATCAGGTATTCAGTCCTCCATGAACGACTCACAGCACTTCAGCAATCAAGGTTCTAGGTCTGAACCATCTAAGGGAAAGAAGGAGAATAATTTACAGTGTCGAGAGTGTGAAGGCTTTGGCCATCTTCGCAAGGAATGCCCTGTAACAAAGATAAAAGAGCTTAGGTGTATTGAATGCAAGGGTATCATACTTACTGCAAGCGAGTGTCCAAGCAATCTGAAGAAAGACAAATCTCTTTTATGCTTTAGTGACACTGAATCAGAAAGTGAGAGTGATGAAGATGGTGTGTTGAACAACTTTGTTGCTCTTACTGGTCAGAATACAATGAGTGATCATCATTCTAGCTCAGACTCAGATtcagagagagagggagaagatATGACTGCTGATCTCAAGTCTGAATATAGAGCATTGTTCAAACAATTCGCAGAACTCAGCCATGAAAATCTGCAACTCATCAAAGATACAGCTATGTTGAAGGCGCAAGTCAATATCCTGGAGTTAGAACAACCTAATACAAAAGCTGAGACTGAGCCAAAAACAAGAGAGAATGGTGAGAAAGCCGAGCTTCAGTCCCTTACAAAAGCTATCGCAGAGCAGAACCGAGTTCTACAAGAGTCTGAAACAAAGTTTCATCAGATGAAACAACTGCTGAATCAAGAACTTGAGAAAAATCAGTTTCTGGAAAGGCAACTCACTGAGAATCATAAGCAAGTGAGGATGTTGAACACTGGTTCA
The Raphanus sativus cultivar WK10039 chromosome 1, ASM80110v3, whole genome shotgun sequence DNA segment above includes these coding regions:
- the LOC130507986 gene encoding uncharacterized protein LOC130507986, producing MKFDQLAGILKVQDLEKNHELSKTQKGYGIVFAAESEEGDRVQRLEDNLTLMVQKFNKMVKHVGKGEKGSGIQSSMNDSQHFSNQGSRSEPSKGKKENNLQCRECEGFGHLRKECPVTKIKELRCIECKGIILTASECPSNLKKDKSLLCFSDTESESESDEDGVLNNFVALTGQNTMSDHHSSSDSDSEREGEDMTADLKSEYRALFKQFAELSHENLQLIKDTAMLKAQVNILELEQPNTKAETEPKTRENGEKAELQSLTKAIAEQNRVLQESETKFHQMKQLLNQELEKNQFLERQLTENHKQVRMLNTGSATLDHFLSIGQSPKISSGLGYQGLTSQEYSEAEGIKFIKAEDKSEPVTKMEEKQNTTCGNEFLFSAK